A genomic region of Halostagnicola larsenii XH-48 contains the following coding sequences:
- a CDS encoding MoaD/ThiS family protein, producing MKVDVHAFGPLREVIGEKRYQCTLESDSTVGDLLDRLCAEFDGARAILGEADERDTTAVVVTINKRSTKTLEGRETVLTDGDLVRISPPIHGG from the coding sequence ATGAAAGTCGACGTTCACGCCTTCGGGCCGCTTCGGGAGGTTATCGGAGAGAAACGCTATCAGTGCACGCTCGAATCGGATTCGACCGTCGGAGACCTGTTAGACCGATTGTGTGCTGAATTCGACGGGGCTCGAGCAATACTCGGCGAGGCGGACGAGAGAGACACGACAGCCGTTGTCGTCACCATCAACAAACGGAGCACGAAGACGCTCGAGGGACGCGAGACGGTGTTGACAGACGGTGACCTCGTTCGCATTTCACCGCCGATTCACGGCGGGTGA
- a CDS encoding NAD(P)/FAD-dependent oxidoreductase — MVYDIAIVGTGPAGLSAGAYAGRRGYDTLFFENESIGGQLVNRHEIRSYPGFPDGIAGTEFRSRLVNTAEAYEPDVEMGAVEAIEPGSPHELHTQHDQFSAKAVVLASGSSPKRLGVPGETDYWGRGVFDCATCDGPLYAGERIAVVGGRNHAVIDALFLTDHASEVLLIEEATQLTADESLAADARSNQALEIRTETTVTEIEGEDGVVDAIRVHDHETDDERTVPVGGVNVNVGAVPNTAFLEGTVDLDDDGSVIVGANMETSVEGIYAAGDVRTESPLEVAAAVGDGVTAVRSARTRIEADSNS, encoded by the coding sequence ATGGTTTACGATATCGCGATCGTTGGAACCGGACCCGCCGGTCTCAGCGCAGGCGCCTACGCGGGACGAAGAGGCTACGACACGCTGTTCTTCGAGAACGAATCGATCGGCGGACAACTCGTGAATCGGCACGAAATTCGATCCTATCCGGGGTTCCCGGACGGGATCGCCGGAACCGAATTTCGGTCGCGACTCGTCAATACGGCCGAGGCCTACGAACCAGACGTCGAGATGGGCGCCGTCGAAGCCATCGAACCCGGTTCCCCACACGAACTTCATACCCAACACGATCAGTTCAGCGCCAAGGCAGTCGTACTCGCGTCCGGAAGCAGTCCGAAGCGACTCGGCGTCCCCGGAGAAACGGACTACTGGGGACGAGGCGTATTCGACTGTGCGACCTGCGACGGTCCGCTCTACGCCGGGGAACGGATCGCCGTCGTCGGCGGTCGAAACCACGCCGTCATCGACGCGCTGTTTTTGACCGACCACGCCTCCGAGGTCCTGTTGATCGAAGAAGCAACGCAACTAACTGCCGACGAATCGCTCGCGGCGGACGCTCGATCGAATCAGGCTCTCGAAATCCGCACCGAGACGACGGTCACCGAGATAGAGGGTGAAGACGGCGTCGTTGATGCGATACGGGTACACGACCACGAAACCGACGACGAGCGGACGGTGCCAGTCGGCGGCGTGAACGTCAACGTCGGTGCCGTTCCGAACACCGCATTCCTCGAGGGCACCGTCGATCTCGACGACGACGGGAGCGTGATCGTGGGCGCGAACATGGAGACGTCTGTCGAGGGTATCTACGCGGCGGGAGACGTTCGAACGGAAAGTCCGCTCGAAGTTGCCGCCGCGGTTGGCGACGGCGTCACTGCCGTCAGATCGGCCAGGACTCGTATCGAGGCGGACTCGAATTCGTAG
- a CDS encoding CocE/NonD family hydrolase: MTESDEVWESTVEGIATGIIKETDTPIPMRDGLELSGNIYRPTEPGEKTGEVPDEYPVIMEFTGWGKDIYWGQAEELFGERWPGTGVGYEPWSPPIAHSCTFESENHNFWVPQGYVNIVVDGRGFGRSPGEFTGFESWGRDMYDAIEWAGRQEWSNGNVGLSGVSICSILQYYAAAEDPPHLKAICPWQGTPDDLYDHGGIGPVTSPTSTDDFPVPHDPAWAAPEETNPPTGDNRPEDELFEEITQPALICGSWSSHGLFSRGDFRAFRNIASERKWLYNHGREKWATFYETEAQAFRKRFFDHFLKGTDERILTERPVRTEVRDSLRSWSVRSESDFPLPDTEYRTLHLDATNAGLTERGTPDRESAVSYDSSTSDSVTFDFTFEEATSLVGYQSLKLWVTPEEAPDADLFVTVRKLDRDGNEVKFHGYAAPLYHPVALGFLRLSHKGLDSEKSTRWEPILEQRTDPEPVRPGEPIDCRIPIRPSGTFYREGETLRVEIAGTAFGHENLEVTYPARNRGETALGLETINEGAHTIHTGGEYDSHLVIPEVPPGPEN, encoded by the coding sequence ATGACGGAATCGGACGAAGTCTGGGAGTCGACGGTCGAGGGTATTGCGACCGGTATCATCAAAGAGACGGACACACCTATTCCCATGCGCGATGGGTTGGAGTTATCCGGCAACATCTATCGTCCAACAGAACCCGGCGAGAAAACGGGTGAAGTACCCGATGAGTACCCCGTGATCATGGAGTTTACCGGCTGGGGTAAAGACATCTACTGGGGGCAAGCGGAGGAACTGTTCGGCGAGCGATGGCCGGGAACGGGCGTCGGGTACGAGCCGTGGAGCCCGCCGATCGCCCACTCGTGTACGTTCGAATCGGAGAATCACAACTTCTGGGTCCCGCAAGGGTACGTGAACATCGTCGTGGACGGGAGAGGGTTCGGACGATCGCCGGGAGAATTTACCGGATTCGAATCCTGGGGGCGCGACATGTACGACGCCATCGAGTGGGCAGGCCGTCAGGAGTGGAGCAACGGCAACGTCGGACTGAGCGGCGTTTCGATCTGCTCTATCCTCCAGTATTACGCAGCTGCCGAGGATCCGCCTCACTTGAAGGCGATCTGTCCCTGGCAGGGCACCCCGGACGATCTGTACGATCACGGTGGGATCGGTCCGGTTACGTCCCCGACGTCGACCGACGATTTCCCTGTCCCCCACGATCCGGCGTGGGCCGCACCCGAGGAGACGAACCCGCCTACCGGCGACAACAGGCCCGAGGACGAACTATTCGAAGAGATCACACAACCCGCCCTGATTTGCGGCTCGTGGTCGAGTCACGGCCTCTTCAGCCGGGGCGATTTCAGGGCGTTTCGAAACATTGCTTCCGAGCGCAAGTGGCTCTACAACCACGGTCGAGAGAAGTGGGCGACGTTTTACGAAACGGAGGCCCAAGCCTTTCGGAAACGGTTCTTCGATCACTTCTTGAAGGGGACCGATGAGCGAATCCTAACCGAGAGGCCGGTGCGAACGGAAGTACGCGACTCGCTCCGCAGTTGGTCCGTTCGGTCGGAATCGGACTTCCCGCTGCCCGATACGGAGTACCGGACGCTCCACCTCGACGCGACGAACGCCGGACTCACCGAACGAGGGACGCCCGATCGGGAGAGCGCGGTCAGCTACGACTCGAGCACTTCCGACAGCGTAACGTTCGATTTCACGTTCGAGGAGGCGACTTCGTTGGTCGGGTATCAAAGCCTGAAGCTCTGGGTGACACCCGAAGAAGCGCCGGACGCCGACCTCTTCGTCACCGTGCGGAAACTCGACCGGGACGGGAACGAGGTGAAATTCCACGGCTACGCCGCGCCGCTCTATCACCCCGTGGCGCTCGGTTTCCTCCGCCTCTCTCACAAGGGGCTTGATTCGGAGAAATCCACTCGATGGGAACCCATCCTCGAGCAGCGGACGGACCCGGAACCGGTGCGTCCGGGAGAACCCATCGACTGTCGGATCCCGATCCGTCCGTCGGGGACGTTCTATCGAGAAGGGGAAACGCTGCGAGTCGAAATAGCGGGGACCGCATTCGGCCACGAAAACCTGGAAGTGACGTATCCCGCCAGAAACCGAGGGGAAACGGCGCTCGGGTTAGAGACGATCAACGAAGGGGCCCATACGATCCATACGGGTGGGGAGTACGATTCGCATCTCGTGATCCCCGAGGTCCCTCCGGGCCCGGAGAACTGA
- a CDS encoding thiolase C-terminal domain-containing protein encodes MTRTAAVVGGGHTRWGKREATWKDLAQEAGKEAFDDVPGVGPSDIEGLFVGAVQPERFAFQSHVAPLVAELLGIDVDSMIARTELACASGQAALRYAWLAIAAGQLDTALVIGVEKMNLPDDHTEEMQSSMMNVVDREFDGVNGLNAPSYFSLIAQRHMHEYGTTKEQLAAVSAKNKTHAASNPYAQFQKEIDVDDVLESYPVAPPLNLFDCSGITDGAAALVLVSEEKARELTDTAAYITGSGQSCMASNSINNLPSLSAWPQATVAAEQAYEQAGIEDPVEALDVAEIHDCFSISEIVEYEDLGWVEKGEGGRFVEDGRSALDGDIAVNPRGGLLGCGHPLGATGISQALEIYRQFAGDVPDARQVPDGPETGLIHNLSGSASVHSVMTLARDPQ; translated from the coding sequence ATGACGCGGACGGCAGCGGTCGTCGGCGGCGGTCACACTCGCTGGGGCAAACGAGAGGCGACGTGGAAGGATCTCGCACAGGAGGCAGGAAAAGAGGCGTTCGACGACGTTCCCGGCGTCGGTCCCAGCGACATCGAGGGGCTGTTCGTCGGTGCCGTCCAGCCCGAACGGTTCGCCTTCCAATCGCACGTGGCGCCGCTGGTCGCCGAGTTGCTCGGTATCGACGTGGACTCGATGATCGCCCGAACGGAACTGGCCTGCGCGAGCGGACAGGCCGCGCTGCGGTACGCCTGGCTCGCCATCGCCGCCGGGCAGTTAGACACCGCGCTCGTCATCGGGGTGGAAAAGATGAACCTCCCGGACGATCACACCGAGGAGATGCAATCGAGCATGATGAACGTCGTCGATCGGGAGTTCGACGGCGTGAACGGGTTGAACGCGCCCTCGTATTTCTCGCTCATAGCCCAGCGGCATATGCACGAGTACGGGACGACAAAGGAACAGCTCGCCGCAGTGAGTGCGAAAAACAAAACCCACGCAGCGAGCAATCCCTACGCGCAGTTCCAGAAGGAAATCGACGTCGACGACGTGCTTGAGTCCTATCCGGTCGCGCCCCCGCTCAATCTGTTCGACTGCAGCGGGATTACGGACGGGGCAGCGGCGCTCGTTCTCGTAAGCGAAGAGAAAGCTCGAGAACTCACGGACACGGCCGCGTACATCACGGGAAGCGGCCAATCGTGCATGGCGAGCAACTCCATCAACAACCTCCCCTCACTGTCGGCGTGGCCGCAGGCGACCGTCGCAGCCGAACAGGCGTACGAGCAAGCCGGTATCGAAGATCCCGTCGAAGCGCTGGATGTCGCCGAGATCCACGATTGTTTCTCTATCAGCGAGATCGTCGAGTACGAGGATCTCGGGTGGGTCGAAAAGGGCGAGGGTGGACGGTTCGTCGAAGACGGGCGGAGCGCTCTCGACGGCGACATCGCCGTCAATCCCCGCGGGGGATTGCTCGGCTGCGGACACCCGCTCGGTGCGACTGGAATCTCACAGGCGCTGGAGATCTACCGCCAGTTCGCCGGGGACGTACCTGACGCCAGGCAGGTTCCAGACGGTCCGGAGACCGGATTGATTCACAATCTCAGCGGAAGCGCCTCGGTACACAGCGTGATGACGCTCGCGAGGGATCCACAATGA
- a CDS encoding Zn-ribbon domain-containing OB-fold protein yields MNNNTDRPRDTVDVPDRIEFPRLFDFYELQSEDHTRIHEFYDRLRDGSLSTTTCENCDALHFPPRVVCPECTSDDLTYTSLPHEGTLFAFSVVRGSAPIGMAEDVPFVVGIIDLEGADVRLSARIDEVGYDDLSIGDRMRLKVVDIDDSRDEDRVFYRFEPAHRTPE; encoded by the coding sequence ATGAACAACAACACAGATCGACCACGAGACACCGTCGACGTACCGGATCGGATCGAGTTCCCGCGGCTGTTCGACTTCTACGAACTCCAGTCCGAGGACCACACGCGCATCCACGAGTTTTACGACCGCCTTCGTGACGGGTCGCTATCGACGACGACGTGCGAGAACTGCGATGCTCTCCACTTTCCACCCCGCGTGGTTTGTCCGGAGTGTACCAGTGACGACCTTACCTACACGTCGCTCCCGCACGAGGGGACGCTCTTCGCGTTCTCCGTCGTCCGCGGGAGCGCACCCATCGGGATGGCCGAAGACGTTCCGTTCGTCGTCGGGATTATCGATCTCGAGGGCGCAGACGTTCGACTCTCGGCTCGTATCGACGAAGTAGGGTACGACGACCTCAGTATCGGGGACCGCATGAGGTTGAAAGTCGTGGATATCGACGATTCCCGCGACGAAGACCGCGTGTTTTACCGGTTCGAACCTGCACATCGGACGCCAGAGTGA
- a CDS encoding SDR family NAD(P)-dependent oxidoreductase, which produces MVTIDLDGETAIVTGGAQGFGREIATRLGEAGSNIVIADVQVEKAEKTAGDLRTEGINTEVVDCDVTDPASAEALVEATVERFGGVEILVNNAGGSTTDHFTELDFDTWFDGVSLNLSGPFNCSKAVASEMREHGHGRIVNISSMAGRNVTVHGNASYTASKWGLIGLSKHTARDLGPDVRVNALCPGGGPNGPLGHGVTSEDVANGVLLLVSDLAGYVNGTVLEVDGGGNLNERPDYLEKPPEEWPDFLQDQ; this is translated from the coding sequence ATGGTCACTATCGATCTCGATGGAGAGACTGCTATCGTCACTGGCGGAGCGCAGGGGTTCGGACGCGAAATCGCCACGCGGCTCGGCGAGGCCGGCAGCAACATTGTCATAGCCGATGTTCAGGTCGAAAAGGCCGAAAAAACGGCCGGAGATCTCCGGACCGAGGGGATTAACACGGAAGTTGTCGACTGCGACGTAACCGATCCGGCGTCGGCAGAGGCTCTGGTCGAGGCGACGGTCGAACGGTTCGGCGGCGTGGAAATCCTCGTCAACAACGCCGGCGGAAGCACGACCGACCACTTCACCGAACTCGACTTCGACACGTGGTTCGACGGCGTCTCCCTCAATCTCTCGGGACCGTTCAACTGTTCGAAGGCCGTCGCCTCGGAAATGCGCGAGCACGGTCACGGCCGGATCGTCAACATCTCCTCGATGGCCGGACGGAACGTCACCGTCCACGGGAACGCCAGCTACACCGCCTCGAAGTGGGGCCTGATCGGCCTCTCGAAGCACACGGCCCGGGACCTCGGTCCGGACGTCAGGGTGAACGCGCTCTGTCCCGGCGGCGGCCCGAACGGCCCGCTTGGCCACGGGGTCACCTCCGAAGACGTTGCGAACGGCGTCCTGTTACTCGTCTCCGATCTCGCCGGCTACGTCAACGGAACGGTACTCGAGGTCGACGGCGGCGGTAACCTGAACGAGCGCCCGGATTACCTCGAGAAGCCCCCGGAGGAGTGGCCCGACTTCTTGCAGGACCAGTAA
- a CDS encoding phenylacetate--CoA ligase family protein, with the protein MVDVYDQIEVQPWEEILAKHERLLPDQLEYLTEQSNYYRRLFEEWGVDPTAIDTLEEFAELPFMTKQDERDCQASQTPSQPLGDHQTAPTSALNRVISSSGTTGKPTYFGLTSKDRRDWNTVQQRAFYTTGVRSADTVLFGAGQTMITGGTPYFESLTKMGANVVPAGGESTDRLLSVASDVHPDVLWTTTSHVQYLTEQAEEVCGVSPADLPMTKVIGGGGPGISNPEIRAEFYDAWDANLVREAMGLGDVIGCMWAECEEESGMHFHAQGHAHVELVDPDSGETKPFETGAEGELVYTHLRREATPLVRFRSGDYARVTGTNCDCGRTAPKIQCIGRTDDMLIYKGMNVFPTAIRDVISEVEGVPPRVRIVVPDEDKVHFEDPISIEIAAEPDTTRAESELINEVVEVVRGQLKVRVDPTVVDVDALPADEYKTNLVEVRD; encoded by the coding sequence ATGGTTGATGTCTACGACCAGATAGAGGTCCAACCGTGGGAAGAGATTCTCGCCAAACACGAGCGTCTTCTCCCTGATCAACTCGAGTATCTCACCGAACAATCAAACTATTATCGGCGTCTGTTCGAAGAGTGGGGTGTCGATCCCACAGCAATCGATACGCTAGAGGAGTTCGCTGAACTCCCGTTTATGACCAAGCAGGACGAACGTGACTGTCAAGCGTCCCAGACGCCGTCACAACCACTCGGTGACCACCAAACCGCGCCGACTTCGGCACTCAATCGCGTCATCTCATCGTCCGGTACAACTGGAAAGCCCACATATTTCGGGCTCACGTCGAAAGATCGGCGCGACTGGAACACCGTACAGCAACGCGCGTTTTACACCACCGGGGTCCGCTCTGCGGATACGGTGCTGTTCGGGGCCGGGCAAACGATGATCACCGGCGGCACACCGTACTTCGAGTCACTGACGAAGATGGGTGCGAACGTCGTCCCTGCAGGAGGCGAGAGTACCGACCGATTGCTTTCAGTCGCGAGCGACGTTCATCCGGACGTCCTCTGGACGACCACCTCTCATGTTCAGTACTTGACCGAACAGGCGGAGGAGGTCTGTGGTGTCTCGCCGGCTGACCTGCCGATGACGAAGGTCATCGGCGGGGGTGGCCCCGGGATTTCTAATCCGGAGATTCGAGCCGAGTTCTACGATGCGTGGGACGCGAACCTGGTACGCGAGGCGATGGGGCTTGGTGACGTCATCGGCTGTATGTGGGCCGAATGTGAGGAAGAATCGGGGATGCACTTCCACGCGCAAGGGCACGCACACGTCGAATTGGTCGATCCGGATAGCGGGGAAACCAAACCCTTCGAAACCGGTGCGGAGGGAGAACTCGTGTATACCCATCTCCGCCGCGAAGCGACACCACTGGTCCGGTTCCGCTCGGGCGATTACGCTCGCGTAACCGGAACCAACTGTGATTGTGGTCGGACTGCCCCGAAGATTCAGTGTATCGGTCGGACCGACGATATGCTCATCTACAAGGGAATGAACGTCTTCCCAACGGCGATCCGCGACGTCATCTCCGAAGTCGAGGGTGTTCCACCGCGCGTTCGAATCGTCGTACCCGACGAGGACAAGGTCCACTTCGAGGATCCGATCTCGATCGAGATCGCGGCCGAACCGGACACCACCCGCGCCGAGTCGGAGCTCATTAACGAAGTCGTCGAGGTCGTTCGCGGCCAGCTCAAGGTCCGAGTCGACCCGACGGTCGTCGATGTCGATGCTCTCCCGGCTGACGAGTACAAGACGAACCTCGTCGAAGTCCGTGACTGA